The following are from one region of the Treponema denticola genome:
- a CDS encoding DUF4139 domain-containing protein has product MKKLFFMLISLMCMTTVFSDQVKDFSEDDLPLKRVTLYSSGVAHYEHEGRVRGNGKIEMLFLPSQISDVLKSIFVKDPAAKNLSINYQSEDTLKKTMQSLKIDLSENNSIFKILNSQKGAEIEVYTPSKITGKILSVDKIEDSKPDMILSIAAADGVKIISLIDVQSFKFTEPQRNEDLQKALSLILEASAKERKLISIDIEAAGERNIGLSYVMEAPIWKPSYRLDMGNTSAAFQAWAIIDNSTDLDWKDVKLTLTSGRPIGFRQNLYEPYYTDRETIPILAGQTAAIETFDSAYDDVAYEEAMAAPMMERRAYAKAAAPSMAEAKKSSYFENQTIAKSSAGEMFAFSPVKPVNLPRQKSTMIPLSLASLPAQKYSVFSSIPYGSDVHPKLCISIENNSGLKFPAGPITVFENGEYSGDAILEFLPENEKRLIAFGDDIDVRGTKTEDFDEHIHSLKIVKGVLTKRYKSSKNSVYTIKNSASKERSIIVEHFISSGFNLTDEKKLLEKTSNKYRFNIKVKANSQEKLDVVEERFFEEIVQVNMMDNNSMIAIYSNAKMPEKIKKAFKDVLNEKVKVDKAQIALTNLQNEQKNLNAEQDRIRKNIQAVGSETQQGKMFLDKLLEIENSLENLKKKIGQSEKEYSDLRSAFLDYVEKINIE; this is encoded by the coding sequence ATGAAAAAATTATTTTTTATGTTAATTTCGTTAATGTGTATGACTACTGTCTTTTCTGATCAGGTAAAAGATTTTAGTGAGGATGACCTTCCATTAAAAAGGGTAACTCTATATTCTTCAGGTGTTGCGCATTATGAGCATGAGGGCAGGGTAAGGGGCAACGGAAAAATAGAGATGTTGTTTTTACCTTCCCAGATAAGTGATGTTTTAAAATCTATTTTTGTAAAAGACCCTGCTGCAAAGAATTTATCGATAAATTATCAATCGGAAGATACCCTTAAAAAAACTATGCAAAGTTTAAAGATAGATTTATCTGAAAATAACTCTATTTTTAAGATACTTAACTCGCAGAAGGGTGCCGAGATCGAAGTTTACACGCCAAGTAAGATTACGGGTAAAATTTTAAGTGTGGATAAAATTGAAGACTCTAAACCTGATATGATTTTGTCGATTGCTGCGGCAGACGGCGTTAAGATAATATCCTTAATAGATGTGCAATCTTTTAAATTTACGGAGCCCCAAAGGAATGAGGACTTACAAAAGGCTTTAAGTCTTATTTTAGAAGCCTCTGCAAAAGAAAGAAAGCTTATTTCGATTGATATAGAAGCTGCCGGAGAACGTAATATAGGGCTGTCTTATGTTATGGAAGCTCCTATTTGGAAGCCTTCGTATAGGCTTGACATGGGCAATACGAGTGCAGCTTTTCAGGCTTGGGCTATAATCGATAACTCTACCGATCTCGATTGGAAGGATGTAAAACTTACCCTGACAAGCGGCCGGCCCATAGGCTTTAGACAAAATCTATATGAACCCTACTACACTGACCGAGAAACTATTCCGATTCTTGCAGGTCAGACGGCTGCCATTGAAACCTTTGATTCCGCTTATGATGATGTGGCTTATGAAGAAGCTATGGCTGCACCGATGATGGAAAGAAGGGCCTATGCAAAGGCAGCTGCGCCCTCCATGGCCGAAGCCAAGAAATCTTCTTATTTTGAAAATCAGACCATTGCAAAGAGTAGTGCGGGGGAAATGTTTGCCTTCAGCCCTGTAAAGCCTGTTAATTTACCGAGACAAAAGAGTACAATGATTCCGCTTAGCCTTGCATCGCTTCCTGCACAAAAATACTCGGTTTTTTCGAGTATACCCTATGGTTCCGATGTACATCCTAAGTTATGTATCAGTATTGAAAATAATTCCGGCCTAAAGTTTCCTGCGGGACCCATTACGGTTTTTGAAAATGGAGAGTATTCAGGTGACGCTATTTTGGAGTTTTTACCGGAAAATGAAAAACGGCTCATAGCCTTCGGAGATGATATAGATGTGAGAGGAACTAAAACCGAGGACTTTGACGAGCATATTCATAGCCTTAAAATCGTAAAAGGAGTTTTAACAAAAAGATATAAGTCATCTAAAAACTCTGTCTATACCATAAAGAATTCTGCATCAAAAGAACGCTCGATTATAGTTGAACATTTTATAAGCTCAGGCTTTAATCTTACTGATGAAAAAAAATTGTTGGAAAAGACGTCAAATAAGTACAGGTTTAATATCAAGGTTAAGGCTAATTCCCAAGAAAAGCTTGATGTAGTTGAAGAAAGATTTTTTGAAGAAATTGTACAAGTTAATATGATGGATAATAATTCCATGATAGCTATTTATTCCAACGCTAAGATGCCTGAAAAGATAAAAAAAGCCTTCAAAGACGTTTTAAATGAAAAGGTAAAAGTTGATAAGGCCCAAATTGCCTTGACTAATTTACAAAATGAGCAAAAAAATCTTAATGCAGAACAGGATAGGATCCGCAAAAATATTCAAGCTGTAGGTTCTGAGACCCAACAGGGAAAAATGTTTTTAGATAAGCTTCTGGAGATAGAAAATTCTTTG
- a CDS encoding tetratricopeptide repeat protein — translation MVSTIIISFFIIIIAVVILVLVATRSKSSSSGGRKKVKGRAGLMKEASRRLAQNPHDVEGLFIMGDIYYQDQDWEKAYTAYSALLDRMKPLEMNKQLDVAIRYGICALKTNRLPEAKKGFLLAETINPKNLDVSYNLGYIYYLEKDYEKAVKFFKRTLILEPNSFLATKYLGYTLKHLHKYTEALPALKKALDFKPDDKEVLFAMGECFYETEATDRCLKILNHLRVDPVFGPQASLYTGMIRAKADQLERAIEDFQIGLKHTGIPLDISNELKYRLAQAYIKTQEIGQALHLLKEIQSISPGYKDAATLIMRYQELNKNKNLQIYLMSGQSEFVALCRKIVARFYPRAKVKIVDISVLAAYTDIVAEIDTSRFSDTVIFRFFRSQGTVGELLLRELHARLKEVKGGTGICMSAGTFTEEAVRFSEGRPLDLYDKARLSSVLNSLK, via the coding sequence ATGGTATCAACTATTATTATTTCCTTTTTTATTATTATTATTGCTGTTGTTATCCTTGTCCTTGTAGCTACACGAAGCAAATCCTCATCTTCAGGAGGAAGAAAGAAAGTGAAAGGCAGAGCCGGTTTAATGAAAGAAGCCTCTCGCCGCTTAGCTCAAAACCCTCATGATGTTGAAGGTTTATTTATAATGGGAGATATTTATTATCAAGACCAAGACTGGGAAAAGGCCTATACGGCATACTCGGCCTTACTGGATAGAATGAAGCCGCTCGAAATGAATAAGCAGCTGGATGTTGCTATCAGGTACGGTATCTGTGCCCTAAAAACAAACAGGCTCCCTGAGGCAAAAAAAGGCTTTCTTCTTGCAGAAACAATCAATCCTAAAAACCTTGATGTAAGCTATAACTTAGGCTATATCTATTATCTCGAAAAAGACTATGAAAAAGCCGTTAAGTTTTTCAAACGAACCTTGATACTTGAACCAAACAGCTTTTTGGCAACAAAGTATCTTGGATATACTTTAAAGCATTTGCATAAATACACCGAGGCCCTCCCGGCTCTAAAAAAAGCCCTGGATTTTAAACCCGATGATAAGGAAGTTTTGTTTGCAATGGGCGAATGTTTTTATGAAACGGAAGCGACCGACCGATGCTTAAAGATATTAAACCATCTCAGAGTAGATCCTGTTTTCGGGCCTCAAGCTTCATTATACACAGGTATGATAAGAGCTAAGGCCGATCAGTTGGAAAGAGCTATCGAAGACTTTCAAATAGGCTTAAAACATACGGGAATACCGTTGGATATTTCTAATGAGCTAAAATACAGATTAGCTCAAGCCTATATAAAGACTCAAGAAATAGGTCAAGCCCTTCATCTTTTAAAAGAAATCCAATCCATAAGCCCCGGATACAAGGATGCTGCAACCTTAATAATGAGATATCAGGAATTAAACAAAAACAAAAACTTACAGATATACCTAATGTCGGGACAAAGCGAATTCGTAGCTCTCTGCCGTAAAATAGTAGCCCGTTTCTATCCGAGAGCTAAGGTAAAAATAGTGGATATTTCCGTATTGGCTGCCTATACCGATATAGTAGCCGAAATAGATACATCCCGTTTTTCCGATACGGTTATTTTTAGATTTTTTAGGTCGCAGGGAACGGTAGGGGAGCTGCTTCTTAGAGAGCTGCATGCACGGCTAAAAGAAGTCAAGGGCGGAACAGGAATATGTATGAGTGCCGGAACCTTTACCGAAGAGGCTGTCAGGTTTTCTGAAGGAAGACCTTTGGACTTATACGACAAAGCAAGGCTGTCAAGCGTTTTAAACTCCTTAAAATAA
- a CDS encoding DUF2715 domain-containing protein yields the protein MKHKKIGLVLIILAASAVFAFADFAISFGPAFTNYLVHTKNEGNWGTVHADIQTAVKNLKDEQNNAAGVAVDLRAGILYFMAQIAFPGKNHTDLIKGTTADKDKFVAKNAFILDSQLGVGITLFKKTSFNLFLGGGLGLNAMKSTQSVSIASQEVTYDKLDVMLGVGANILASFYFTDMIGVYGGIADTVYFAPLKVEKTFKVGNQEYKVSNTDGNIKDVIANSVNLKLGLSIRL from the coding sequence ATGAAGCACAAGAAGATAGGTTTAGTTTTGATTATTTTGGCTGCATCTGCTGTTTTTGCATTTGCAGATTTTGCGATTTCGTTCGGCCCTGCCTTTACGAATTATCTTGTTCACACTAAAAATGAGGGCAATTGGGGTACAGTCCATGCTGATATACAAACGGCAGTAAAAAATCTTAAAGATGAACAGAATAATGCTGCAGGAGTTGCTGTGGATCTGAGAGCCGGAATTCTTTATTTTATGGCTCAAATTGCCTTCCCCGGAAAAAACCATACCGATCTCATAAAGGGTACAACTGCTGATAAGGATAAGTTTGTAGCAAAGAATGCTTTTATTCTTGACTCTCAGCTTGGAGTCGGCATAACCTTGTTTAAAAAAACGTCTTTTAACCTCTTTTTGGGAGGCGGTCTAGGGTTAAATGCTATGAAGTCAACTCAGTCTGTTTCTATAGCTAGTCAGGAGGTTACTTACGACAAATTGGATGTCATGTTAGGTGTAGGTGCAAATATTTTAGCAAGTTTTTATTTTACCGATATGATAGGCGTTTATGGAGGTATTGCCGATACTGTTTATTTTGCTCCTTTAAAAGTTGAAAAAACATTTAAAGTTGGAAATCAAGAATATAAGGTTTCCAACACTGACGGCAATATAAAGGATGTTATTGCTAACAGTGTAAACTTAAAGTTAGGTCTTTCTATCAGGCTATAG
- a CDS encoding DUF2715 domain-containing protein, translating into MKKNILGIAIFSCMLSLSAFDFTNISGDVGIGYMNYTIVNNYDTSKLADSLSAELKALIGPGKLKLGSINSKDSYNTLMVGLSLKMSYIYANINVGFPFKEISSGFDPLAHKLKDKGISDKITGSVIFDSQIGVGITLMKSSPLNIFVGGGLGINYIRTTRDLPGNFISSLSDVTSLKEIRSVGIVGLGADIGIKYFFMPNIGICLDLKDTVYFLPLANQRYYSGKLKNGIPFTYSIDSETSTDSGDITKLIKSTWANNFAVRLGVAFKL; encoded by the coding sequence ATGAAAAAAAATATTTTGGGTATTGCAATTTTTAGCTGTATGCTTTCCTTGTCAGCCTTTGATTTTACGAATATTTCCGGTGATGTCGGTATAGGTTATATGAATTATACCATAGTGAACAACTATGATACAAGTAAGCTTGCTGATAGTTTAAGTGCTGAACTGAAGGCGCTGATAGGACCTGGTAAATTAAAATTAGGTAGTATAAACTCAAAAGATTCTTATAACACGCTTATGGTCGGTCTTTCTTTGAAGATGAGTTATATTTATGCAAATATAAATGTCGGTTTTCCTTTTAAAGAAATATCTTCCGGTTTTGATCCCCTTGCTCACAAGCTAAAGGATAAGGGAATTAGTGATAAAATAACCGGTTCTGTTATTTTTGACAGCCAAATAGGTGTAGGTATTACTCTAATGAAAAGTTCTCCCCTAAATATCTTTGTCGGGGGCGGATTAGGTATAAACTACATCCGAACTACACGTGATTTACCCGGTAATTTTATTAGCAGTCTTTCTGATGTTACTTCATTAAAAGAAATACGAAGTGTTGGCATAGTCGGTCTAGGTGCAGACATAGGCATAAAGTACTTTTTTATGCCTAATATCGGGATCTGTTTGGACCTAAAGGATACGGTATATTTTTTACCTCTTGCAAATCAGCGTTATTATAGCGGCAAGCTTAAGAATGGAATACCCTTTACATATTCTATAGATTCAGAAACAAGCACGGATTCAGGCGATATTACAAAATTAATAAAATCGACGTGGGCAAATAATTTCGCTGTAAGGCTTGGGGTCGCCTTTAAGCTTTAA
- a CDS encoding DUF2156 domain-containing protein: MSIPQYPEFAPISLDMQSEMEFYLKRLPDGISELTFLNLYLFRHNYKYQVTKTEKLLIIIGEYKGESFFITPCCTVDVEITKELLAKYKKWMILSKSFLDNNINVFNLPFLKELKIEEDRDNFDYVYLRKDLAELKGKDFHKKKTHINKFEKSYDKIKIEPLTLENVEDAKKVLEEWNSTKSDSNPENSDYEAALEALSILSRTSMMGIILYVWDEPVAWTLAEITQNNKTAVILFEKALASYKGSFQYINYAFAGYLPEYIEFINREQDLGDEGLRQAKMTYKPIKFIKKYRILS; this comes from the coding sequence ATGAGTATACCACAGTATCCCGAATTTGCACCCATTTCGTTGGACATGCAGTCCGAAATGGAATTTTACTTAAAAAGGCTTCCTGACGGAATCTCGGAGCTTACTTTTTTGAATTTATACCTTTTTAGACATAATTATAAATATCAGGTAACAAAAACCGAAAAATTATTGATAATAATAGGGGAATATAAGGGCGAAAGCTTTTTTATAACCCCATGCTGTACCGTAGATGTCGAAATAACAAAGGAATTATTGGCAAAATATAAAAAATGGATGATTCTTTCAAAATCTTTTTTGGATAATAACATAAATGTATTCAATCTGCCTTTTTTAAAAGAACTAAAAATTGAAGAGGACAGGGATAATTTCGATTATGTTTATTTAAGAAAGGATTTGGCCGAATTAAAGGGTAAGGATTTTCATAAAAAAAAGACCCATATAAACAAATTCGAAAAATCCTATGACAAAATAAAAATCGAACCTCTCACCCTTGAAAATGTAGAAGACGCCAAAAAGGTTCTTGAAGAATGGAATAGTACAAAATCGGACTCAAATCCCGAAAATTCCGACTATGAAGCAGCCTTAGAAGCCCTTTCAATTTTAAGCAGGACCTCAATGATGGGTATAATTCTCTATGTTTGGGATGAACCTGTGGCATGGACTCTTGCAGAAATAACACAAAACAATAAAACTGCCGTTATTTTATTTGAAAAAGCCTTGGCATCTTATAAGGGAAGTTTTCAGTACATTAATTATGCCTTTGCAGGTTATCTGCCCGAATACATAGAATTTATCAACAGAGAGCAGGATTTAGGCGATGAGGGCTTAAGACAAGCAAAAATGACATATAAACCGATAAAATTTATAAAAAAGTATAGAATTTTATCTTAA
- a CDS encoding threonine synthase, protein MDLVSTRNNNKIVSFYEAVTNCMPADGGLYIPKEALDLSDWTYHLNETSSFTSITGALTSAILREEFSPAVSERIAVSAFGNYSPRVRQLDERLFLLDLFHGPTGCHRDFGFLWFASVLEHILTITDKKAIVLGTGTKKNGQSMAAAFWNKKRVKTLLIHPKGYASGIPEEYLAENGGSIYSVECEGDVKDVENLKRSVYLDRNLVEKYSLTLANTVNIGRLLPQIFFYFYAFTRFKKHIFGEIYYALHSGNYGNLAAGLFAWKSGLSLNGFITDSTPELSVNKDGDCFCKTMEIPLSQRSAADPVSPSNIERLEQIFEISPAIMKALIFPKQVDPKDYKELIRKAYQRYGIMIDTSTAAAYGAAIKSKILKNKGPETLVLISKDHPAFEADIIEEACGEKPNQPEYMNGLDKPIKNIKKIQASKKEIENMLEYMER, encoded by the coding sequence ATGGATTTAGTAAGCACACGAAACAATAATAAGATTGTATCCTTTTATGAGGCAGTAACAAACTGTATGCCGGCAGACGGGGGGCTTTATATACCCAAAGAAGCCTTGGACTTAAGTGATTGGACCTATCATCTTAACGAAACTTCAAGTTTTACATCTATTACGGGAGCCTTAACCTCTGCAATCCTGCGAGAGGAATTCAGCCCTGCCGTTTCGGAACGTATTGCCGTTTCAGCTTTTGGAAATTACAGTCCAAGAGTACGCCAATTGGATGAAAGACTCTTTTTGCTGGACCTTTTTCATGGGCCGACCGGCTGCCACAGGGATTTCGGCTTTTTATGGTTTGCTTCAGTTCTTGAACATATTTTAACCATAACCGATAAAAAAGCCATAGTTTTAGGAACAGGAACCAAAAAAAACGGTCAAAGTATGGCTGCCGCCTTTTGGAACAAAAAAAGGGTAAAAACTCTTTTAATTCACCCCAAAGGTTATGCCTCCGGTATACCGGAAGAATATTTAGCAGAAAACGGAGGCTCTATTTACTCTGTCGAATGTGAGGGAGATGTAAAGGATGTCGAAAATTTAAAAAGGTCCGTATATCTTGACAGAAATCTTGTAGAAAAATACAGTCTGACTTTAGCAAATACTGTAAACATAGGCAGACTTTTACCCCAAATATTTTTCTATTTTTATGCTTTTACCCGCTTTAAAAAACACATTTTCGGCGAAATCTATTACGCCCTCCACTCCGGTAATTACGGAAACCTTGCAGCGGGGCTTTTTGCATGGAAGAGCGGTCTTTCCTTAAACGGGTTTATTACCGATTCTACGCCTGAACTATCGGTAAACAAGGACGGAGACTGCTTTTGCAAAACAATGGAAATTCCTTTGAGCCAAAGAAGTGCAGCAGATCCTGTAAGTCCCTCAAATATTGAACGCTTGGAACAGATTTTTGAAATAAGCCCGGCAATTATGAAGGCCTTAATTTTTCCTAAGCAGGTAGATCCGAAGGATTATAAGGAGCTCATAAGAAAGGCCTATCAACGATATGGAATTATGATAGATACTTCGACGGCTGCAGCCTATGGAGCCGCCATCAAAAGTAAAATTTTAAAAAATAAGGGCCCGGAAACCCTTGTTCTTATTTCAAAAGATCATCCGGCCTTTGAAGCCGATATAATCGAGGAAGCCTGCGGCGAAAAACCTAATCAACCGGAATACATGAATGGTTTAGACAAACCTATAAAAAATATAAAAAAGATACAGGCATCTAAAAAAGAAATTGAAAATATGCTAGAATATATGGAGAGGTAG
- a CDS encoding alpha-amylase family glycosyl hydrolase: MSMDFFFQEMEFHINGDVRKKCNLKSVLFSSCGNVIFENISEVHNFVFNFNSLVKEGLFGEGQAHLKAGELNAMGILDEVLHYVLRLYRQNIDADFFVRGYEFIEEEFKNKSLHSLDFLLKEFCKDFPPKDVYTDKLSLDEWFESNDDSSNAPNKLLAFEEFILLCLANRNPANAQFEVLFNNSNLKTIDSYGIFWDTVKRWSKKNKPIGRQLGKEQSGLDILSFLEEPMNRCPDSILGQLNYVKENWSRFTQNLLLKLLGAEDLIREEEKAGWAPPQGGSFDVPVYTFENLLKEYEAFTPDKNWMPNLVLIAKSTLVWLDQLSKKYSAPITRLDQIPDEELKFFADSGITGLWLIGVWQRSEASRRIKEICGNPEAAASAYSIYDYDIAEELGGWPALANLRERAWKFGIRMAADMVPNHTGLDSKWIMEEPNLFLQTGESPFPAYNYDTENLSRDGRTSVYLENGYYSKTDCAVVFKRVDKSSGDVRYIYHGNDGTGLPWNDTAQIDFLNGEAREKVIQKILHVARNFPIIRFDAAMVLAKKHIRRLWYPAPGSGGDIASRSRYALSIEEFERRIPEEFWREVVDRCAKEAPDTLLLAEAFWMMEGYFVRTLGMHRVYNSAFMNMLKKEENAKYRETIKNTLEFDPEVLRRYVNFMNNPDEETAVAQFGDGDKYFGVCTMMSAMPGLPMFGHGQLEGFTEKYGMEYRRAYKDEAVNSGLLERHKKEIFPLLKRRYIFSGVEKFRLFDFWNEGSVNENVFVWSNFFNGERSLIFYNNAYERASGWIKLSAAFALKKSQNEKELRQENLMDSLNLNSGEDYFTVFYEQRSSLFFLRKNSELAEKVFFAALDGYQCQVFLNIREIKDDDGYYKELYQKAEGRGFKDIEFEINKCKYGGLYNTIQDLCAKDLFHQISDYCGTYKKETIDNVSEAIEDISKKLYPRLLDFLDAFDEVFFKTFYSDEEKESLKTIKEKNKARALCFKNSIDCFLYLCSNEPSLIDENVKDERLKTQDILFINALKSLVFDTKENVLLYTAGLLLSALFKFFPKEKIKLCRLDSALTELLCSFGLPELNAKSSLFLLSRLFCLPETEKNFFENSGSSKDCVKDFMDFCVHDEVIKNYLGLNEWDGELWFNKESTERLILVNILFKLVWEERPEDSLFKCNILSLNFYAGIYSDMTKMFSAAEYKLKNIIDFSREKA, translated from the coding sequence ATGAGTATGGACTTTTTTTTTCAAGAAATGGAATTTCATATTAACGGAGATGTCCGCAAAAAGTGTAATTTAAAGTCGGTTCTTTTTTCTTCATGCGGAAATGTCATATTTGAAAATATTTCCGAAGTTCATAATTTTGTTTTTAATTTTAATTCCCTTGTAAAGGAAGGCCTTTTTGGAGAAGGTCAAGCTCATTTAAAAGCAGGCGAATTAAATGCGATGGGAATTTTAGATGAAGTTCTTCATTATGTCTTAAGGCTTTACCGTCAAAATATTGATGCCGATTTTTTTGTTAGAGGATATGAATTTATCGAAGAAGAATTTAAAAATAAAAGTCTTCATAGCCTTGATTTTTTATTAAAAGAGTTTTGTAAAGATTTTCCCCCAAAGGATGTTTACACGGATAAGCTCTCCTTAGATGAGTGGTTTGAATCAAATGACGATTCATCAAATGCACCCAATAAATTGCTTGCCTTTGAAGAGTTTATTTTACTCTGTCTTGCAAATAGAAATCCTGCAAATGCACAGTTTGAAGTTTTATTTAATAATTCAAATTTGAAAACAATAGATTCCTACGGCATTTTTTGGGACACGGTAAAAAGATGGTCAAAAAAAAATAAGCCCATAGGACGCCAATTAGGAAAAGAACAAAGCGGCCTTGATATTCTTTCTTTTTTGGAAGAACCTATGAACCGCTGCCCCGACAGTATTTTAGGCCAGCTTAATTATGTAAAAGAAAACTGGAGCCGCTTTACTCAAAATCTTTTGCTTAAACTTTTGGGTGCCGAGGACTTAATAAGGGAAGAAGAAAAGGCAGGCTGGGCGCCGCCTCAAGGGGGAAGCTTTGATGTTCCGGTCTACACATTTGAAAATCTGTTAAAAGAATACGAGGCTTTTACTCCCGATAAAAATTGGATGCCCAATTTGGTTTTAATAGCAAAAAGCACCTTGGTTTGGCTGGATCAGTTAAGTAAAAAATATTCCGCACCGATTACCCGCCTGGACCAAATCCCCGATGAAGAGCTCAAATTTTTTGCAGATTCGGGAATTACGGGGCTTTGGTTAATCGGCGTTTGGCAGCGTTCCGAGGCCAGCCGCCGTATTAAAGAAATTTGCGGAAATCCTGAAGCTGCTGCAAGTGCATACAGTATCTATGACTATGACATTGCAGAAGAACTAGGCGGCTGGCCGGCTCTGGCTAATTTACGGGAAAGAGCTTGGAAATTCGGAATCAGAATGGCGGCCGACATGGTTCCCAATCATACGGGCCTTGATTCCAAATGGATTATGGAAGAGCCGAATCTATTTTTGCAGACAGGGGAGTCTCCTTTTCCTGCCTATAATTACGATACTGAAAATCTTTCCCGGGACGGAAGAACAAGCGTTTATCTTGAAAACGGTTACTATTCAAAGACGGACTGTGCCGTAGTTTTTAAGCGTGTCGATAAGTCTTCCGGGGATGTACGTTATATTTATCATGGAAATGACGGCACGGGCCTCCCGTGGAACGATACGGCTCAAATAGATTTTTTAAACGGTGAAGCCCGCGAAAAGGTTATTCAAAAAATTCTCCATGTTGCAAGGAATTTCCCCATAATACGCTTTGATGCCGCCATGGTTCTCGCTAAAAAACATATTCGCCGTCTATGGTATCCGGCTCCCGGTTCTGGCGGAGACATTGCAAGCCGTTCCCGCTATGCCCTCTCTATTGAAGAATTTGAAAGGAGAATCCCCGAAGAATTTTGGAGAGAGGTTGTAGACCGCTGTGCAAAAGAAGCACCCGACACCCTCTTGCTTGCCGAAGCCTTTTGGATGATGGAAGGCTATTTTGTCCGCACCCTCGGAATGCACCGCGTATATAATTCCGCCTTTATGAATATGCTCAAAAAAGAAGAAAACGCAAAATACAGGGAAACCATAAAAAATACCCTCGAATTCGATCCTGAGGTATTAAGGCGTTATGTCAATTTTATGAATAACCCCGATGAAGAAACTGCCGTAGCCCAATTCGGGGATGGAGATAAATACTTCGGTGTCTGCACGATGATGTCGGCTATGCCCGGGCTTCCCATGTTCGGGCACGGTCAGCTAGAAGGCTTTACCGAAAAGTACGGCATGGAATATAGAAGGGCTTATAAGGATGAGGCTGTAAACTCCGGTCTGCTTGAAAGACATAAAAAGGAAATTTTCCCTCTTTTAAAAAGACGCTATATTTTTTCCGGTGTTGAAAAATTTAGGCTCTTTGATTTTTGGAATGAAGGAAGCGTAAACGAAAATGTTTTTGTTTGGTCGAATTTTTTTAACGGAGAGCGCTCGTTGATTTTTTACAATAACGCCTATGAAAGAGCTTCGGGCTGGATTAAGCTTTCGGCGGCCTTTGCCTTAAAAAAATCGCAAAATGAAAAAGAATTAAGGCAAGAAAATCTTATGGACTCTCTTAATTTAAATTCGGGAGAGGACTATTTTACGGTGTTTTATGAGCAGCGTTCTTCCTTATTCTTTTTAAGAAAAAATTCCGAGCTTGCCGAAAAAGTTTTTTTTGCAGCTTTGGACGGTTATCAATGCCAAGTATTTTTAAACATCCGTGAGATTAAGGATGATGACGGCTATTATAAGGAGCTATATCAAAAAGCAGAGGGACGGGGTTTTAAAGATATTGAATTTGAAATAAATAAATGTAAGTATGGCGGTCTTTATAATACTATTCAAGATTTATGCGCTAAGGACTTGTTCCATCAAATTTCGGATTATTGTGGTACCTATAAAAAAGAAACAATTGATAATGTATCGGAAGCAATTGAAGATATATCGAAAAAACTTTACCCGAGGTTATTGGATTTTCTTGATGCTTTTGACGAAGTATTTTTTAAGACCTTTTATTCCGATGAAGAAAAAGAAAGCTTAAAAACCATTAAAGAAAAAAACAAGGCCCGTGCTTTGTGCTTTAAAAATTCTATAGATTGTTTTTTATATCTTTGTTCGAATGAGCCTTCTTTGATCGATGAAAATGTTAAGGACGAAAGGCTTAAAACCCAAGACATTCTCTTTATAAATGCTCTCAAGTCTTTGGTTTTTGACACAAAAGAGAATGTGCTTTTGTATACGGCCGGCCTTTTATTATCGGCTCTGTTTAAATTTTTTCCTAAAGAAAAGATTAAACTGTGCCGCCTTGATTCTGCTCTTACCGAGCTGCTTTGCTCTTTCGGCCTTCCGGAATTAAATGCAAAAAGCTCCTTATTTTTGTTGAGCCGTTTATTTTGCTTGCCGGAAACTGAGAAGAATTTTTTTGAAAATTCGGGTTCAAGCAAGGATTGCGTTAAGGACTTTATGGATTTTTGTGTACATGATGAAGTAATAAAAAACTATTTAGGTTTAAACGAGTGGGATGGGGAGCTTTGGTTTAATAAAGAATCTACTGAAAGGCTGATTTTGGTAAATATTTTGTTTAAACTTGTATGGGAAGAAAGGCCTGAAGATAGTCTATTCAAATGCAATATTTTATCTTTAAATTTTTATGCAGGTATCTATTCGGATATGACCAAGATGTTTTCGGCTGCCGAATATAAATTAAAAAATATTATTGATTTTTCAAGGGAAAAGGCCTAG